One Methanosarcinales archaeon genomic window, ATGGTTGGTACCTGAAGCATAATCACCTGCAGAGACTGGAGTATATTTGCCTAAGAAAATCGAACCTGCATTGATAATATCATTAAGCACCCTGGAATTGTCATTTGTCATGATCTCCAGGTGTTCTGGTGCGAACCTGTTGGAAAAGTCAATACAATCCTGAAGTGAATCTGCCACTATAAGCGCAGCATTTTCAAGCGACTGATTTACGATATCTTTTCTATTCGCGGTCTTGATCATCTCAGTTAAAAAATCCCTCACCTGATATGCAAGTTTCTCTGATGTGGTCACCAACACTGATACTGCATTTGGATCATGCTCTGCCTGGGCTATCATATCAATTGCAATGAATTCAGCATCAGCTGTTTCATCGGCAATGATAAGCACTTCACTGGGTCCGGCAGGGAAATCGATCTCACAATGGTCCCTTACCAGCATCTTTGCAGCAGTGACATACACATTCCCCGGGCCCACTATCTTATCTACAGCAGGTATAGTCTCAGTACCATACGCCATAGCACCTATTGCCTGGACCCCGCCTACCTGGTATATGTGGTCAGCACCTGCAATATGGGCTGCTGCTAATGTTAGTGGGTTGATTCCATCCGGCCCGGGAGGCGTGCAAACGATCACATTCCTGACGCCTGCTACTTTTGCAGGGATCACAGTCATTAGTGCAGTAGACGGATATACTGCCCTCCCGCCTGGAACATAAGCTCCTACTGCTGCCAGTGGCGTGGTTTTTTGACCCAGGGTTATACCAGGAGAGGATTCCATGAACCATTGGGATTCGCCCAGTTGTGCTTTGTGGAATGTCTTGATATTAGAAGCTGCATGTTCCAGGTGTTCAATGATCTCCGGATCTACCTGGAGTAATGATTCATTGATAGATTCTTGATCTACCTCGATGACATCGATTTCTATATTGTCGAACTTTTTGGTATACAGCCTGACAGCAGCATCACCCTGCTTTTTCACATCTTTCAATATATCAGATACAACGGGTACAACATCCTGGATTTCACCCATTCTGTCAAGTAAATTAGTTAATTCCAGATTTGAAAGATCATTTAGATTCTTGAATATCATTGTTTCCACAGGGCAAACAACCTGAAGATTAATATAATTTTGTTTGTTTTTCCGTATCTTTGTTTCGAAAATTTCTTAATATATTAATTAGAATGATCTATATATGCCTGAGGGGGTCTGGCCGCTCAAAATGCATTGGGCAATATCATCTCAGGTATATCACTGGCAATTTTCCAGCCGTTCAGGGTAGGTGATTCTGTTACGATCCATAAAGAATATGGAATGGTCACAGATCTTGGACTGCGCCATACTGTGATAACTACCTGGGATAACCGGAGGCTGTTGATCCCGAATTCAATTATCAGTGATGAGGCTATTATCAATTGGTCCATTGAAGACCCAACCATCATTTGGCCGGTTAATATCGGGGAAATGAAATGAAAGTCCTGGTCACAATAATCAATAAATCCAATTATATCCTCTTGAACAATTTATCCAGATCATCCCGATTAAATGCAACAATAGTAGGTCTACCGTGAGGGCATGTGAATGGATTTTTGCTATTGTATAGTTGTTCCACCAGATCTTCCATCTGCTCCTTTGAAAGGGTTGCACCAGCCTTAATGGCACCGCGACAGGCTGTGCTTTTACTGACATGTTCAAATATTCCAGTCTCATCCTTTATTCTCCCTTCTGCAAGTACGTCAGAGATGATATCATGCACCACTGTCCTTTCCTCCAGCTTACCAAGGATATTTGGAACCGAGGTTACTGCAAATGAATCAGGCCCGAACTCAGAAATAGAAAAGCCAAAATCTTCCAGGTAGGGAATATAATCCTTTATCAGCACTCTCTCTTTTGAATCCAGTTCAAGGTTCACGGGAGCGATAAGTTCCTGGGAACCTCTTTTGTCTGATTCCAATACCTGTTCATATAATATTCGCTCATGAGCTGCGTGCTGGTCAATAATCACTAGTTCATCCCGTGATTTCGCAAGGATATATACATCATCCACCTGCCCGAGTATCTGAATATCAGGAAGGGATTCTTTATTCAGTGCTGTTTCAGTGAAGAACCTTTCAGTGCGTTTGAGCCTCCTGCTGGTATCAACAGGTGGCACCTTGAAAACAGATCGCATCTCCTGTATTGGGAGGGGAACTTCCTTCACTTCACCATAAAAGGCCGTCTGCGTGATATTCGGTTCCTTTTTTGGGATCAGTTCCCGGCTATTCAAGCTATTCCTAACCGCATCTGCGATAGCTTCAATGATGGCAAGTTCATGACTGACCCTCACATATTTTTTAGTGGGATGTACATTCACATCCACTTCTTCAGGATCAAGAGATATTTTCAGTACAGCTGCCGGATACCTTCCTTTTGGCAGCATGGTATAAAACGCCAGCTTGAGAGCGTTACTGATAGCATTTGAACTTACAGGCCTATCATTTATGAAAAATATCTGCCTGTCCTTATCACTCCTGGTGATCCCGGGCTTAGTAATATATCCGGTAATGACAGCAAGATCTGTCCGAAAATCAACAGGCATCAGATCCCTGGCAAGTTCAGGCCCGTAAATATGGACAATGGTATCAAACAGTGTACCAGATGCGGGCGAGCGGAACAGCTCTCTGCCATCATGTGAAAGATTAAATGATATCTGGTTATGACCCAGCGCATTTCTGGTTACCACATCCACGATATGTGCCAGTTCTGTCCTTCCGGTCTTTAAGAATTTCTTGCGTGCTGGTGTGTTGTAGAACAGGTCCTCGACCAGCATTGATGTTCCATTGGCTGCCCCTGTATCACCAATATTCTTGACCTCACCACCATGGATTGCTATTCGGGTCCCTGCCAGATCGCTGTCCTGTTTGGTAACTATCTCTACTTTTGCCACAGCTGTGATCGATGAAAGGGCCTCACCCCTGAACCCCATTGTTCGTACGGTCTCGATATCATGGATATTACTGATCTTGCTGGTGGCGTGTTTTAGAAAAGCAATTGAGGCATCGTCCCTGCTCATGCCGTGACCGTTATCTACGACCTTTATTGAATCAATCCCATTCCCTTTGATCTCAATTTTGATCTCAGTGGCTCCTGCATCTATGGAATTCTCAATAAGTTCCTTAATTACAGAAGCGGGGCGCTCGATCACCTCTCCAGCAGCGATCTTATTGATAGTAGCTTCATCCAGGATATTGATCTTATTCATCAGTGGTTTTTCCTTCTGCCTTCTTTTTTAGTTCGTACAGGGTATTCAACGCCTCGAATGGTGTCATTTTCTCGAGTTCCATCTCTTTAAGGCTTTCAATTATTGGCTCTGGAGGACTGGACAAACTATTCTCAGGACCTAATAACATCATCTGGGTGTACCTGGCACCTCGCTTGCCTTTTTGTCCAATGCTTTCAGACTCCACCTCTTCCAGGACCTCTTTTGCCCTCTGGGTAACTTTCAAAGGTACACCTGCCAGTCTTGCCACATGGATGCCGTAGCTCTTATCAGTAGCACCCGGCACGATCTTGCGTAAAAATACCAGGTCGTGTCCTTCTTCTTTCACAGCTATATGGTAGTTCTTTACCCTTTTTAGGGAATCCAGATTCGTAAGCTGGTGATAGTGGGTTGCAAACAGCGACCTTACACCCACCCGTCCACGATTATGTATATATTCGACTACAGCCCGGGCAATGCTGTACCCATCAAAGGTGCTGGTACCCCTGCCGATCTCATCCAGTAGTACCAGGCTCTTTGGTGTGGCATTATTCAGGATATTTGCCAGTTCCACCATTTCCACCATAAAGGTGCTCTGCCCGCTGGCCAGGTCATCGAAGGCACCTACCCTGGTAAAGATTCGATCCACTATGCCTATGGAAGCATAGGAAGCGGGCACAAAACTACCCATCTGGGCCATAATAACGATAAGCGCAGTCTGGCGCATATATGTGGATTTACCTGCCATGTTGGGACCGGTAATGAGCAAGAACTGGTCGCTGTCACAGTCCATCTGGGTGTCATTGGGCACGAACCCGCCAGGGACTGAATGTTCAACTACCGGGTGGCGCCCGTCCCTGATCAGGATATTGCAGCTTTC contains:
- the hisD gene encoding histidinol dehydrogenase, translating into MIFKNLNDLSNLELTNLLDRMGEIQDVVPVVSDILKDVKKQGDAAVRLYTKKFDNIEIDVIEVDQESINESLLQVDPEIIEHLEHAASNIKTFHKAQLGESQWFMESSPGITLGQKTTPLAAVGAYVPGGRAVYPSTALMTVIPAKVAGVRNVIVCTPPGPDGINPLTLAAAHIAGADHIYQVGGVQAIGAMAYGTETIPAVDKIVGPGNVYVTAAKMLVRDHCEIDFPAGPSEVLIIADETADAEFIAIDMIAQAEHDPNAVSVLVTTSEKLAYQVRDFLTEMIKTANRKDIVNQSLENAALIVADSLQDCIDFSNRFAPEHLEIMTNDNSRVLNDIINAGSIFLGKYTPVSAGDYASGTNHVLPTAGYGRIYSGLNVDHFVKKSTIQQISKEGLEGLANTIISLAEAEGLNAHAEAVKKRLI
- a CDS encoding mechanosensitive ion channel produces the protein MAAQNALGNIISGISLAIFQPFRVGDSVTIHKEYGMVTDLGLRHTVITTWDNRRLLIPNSIISDEAIINWSIEDPTIIWPVNIGEMK
- the mutL gene encoding DNA mismatch repair endonuclease MutL; protein product: MNKINILDEATINKIAAGEVIERPASVIKELIENSIDAGATEIKIEIKGNGIDSIKVVDNGHGMSRDDASIAFLKHATSKISNIHDIETVRTMGFRGEALSSITAVAKVEIVTKQDSDLAGTRIAIHGGEVKNIGDTGAANGTSMLVEDLFYNTPARKKFLKTGRTELAHIVDVVTRNALGHNQISFNLSHDGRELFRSPASGTLFDTIVHIYGPELARDLMPVDFRTDLAVITGYITKPGITRSDKDRQIFFINDRPVSSNAISNALKLAFYTMLPKGRYPAAVLKISLDPEEVDVNVHPTKKYVRVSHELAIIEAIADAVRNSLNSRELIPKKEPNITQTAFYGEVKEVPLPIQEMRSVFKVPPVDTSRRLKRTERFFTETALNKESLPDIQILGQVDDVYILAKSRDELVIIDQHAAHERILYEQVLESDKRGSQELIAPVNLELDSKERVLIKDYIPYLEDFGFSISEFGPDSFAVTSVPNILGKLEERTVVHDIISDVLAEGRIKDETGIFEHVSKSTACRGAIKAGATLSKEQMEDLVEQLYNSKNPFTCPHGRPTIVAFNRDDLDKLFKRI